In Amycolatopsis sp. EV170708-02-1, the following are encoded in one genomic region:
- a CDS encoding MFS transporter, producing the protein MPAALLALAISAFGIGTTEFVIMGLLPEVAGDFGVSIPSAGLLISGYALGVVVGAPLLTALASRVPRKTVLVGLMVLFIAGNVVSALAPTYGLLMTGRVVAALSHGAFFGVGAVVAASLVAPTKQAGAIAMMFTGLTVANVLGVPAGTALGQALGWRSTFWAVSALGVIGLIGILALVPVQATTNSAGLRSELAVFRRPQVWLALAMTALGFAGVFASFTYIAPMMTEVAGFSPGAVTWLLVLFGGGLFVGNLLGGKAADRSLMPSLYVILAVLAAVLVVFVFTAHAQLPAAITIAVFGAAGFATVAPLQARVMNKAEGAPALASAANIAAFNLGNAGGAWLGGKAIDAGLGYTAPNWIGAALALAGLLVAVVSGMLDHGRRKARRAELAPAA; encoded by the coding sequence ATGCCTGCCGCTCTGCTCGCACTGGCGATCAGTGCCTTCGGTATCGGCACCACCGAGTTCGTGATCATGGGCCTGCTGCCCGAGGTCGCGGGCGACTTCGGCGTCTCGATCCCCTCCGCCGGGCTGCTGATCTCCGGATACGCGCTCGGCGTCGTGGTCGGCGCCCCGCTGCTGACCGCGCTCGCGTCGCGGGTGCCGCGCAAGACGGTCCTGGTCGGCCTGATGGTCCTGTTCATCGCCGGCAACGTCGTGTCCGCGCTGGCCCCGACCTACGGCCTGCTGATGACCGGACGCGTGGTCGCCGCGCTGTCCCACGGCGCGTTCTTCGGCGTCGGCGCGGTCGTCGCCGCCTCGCTGGTCGCGCCGACCAAGCAGGCGGGCGCCATCGCGATGATGTTCACCGGCCTGACCGTCGCCAACGTCCTCGGTGTGCCCGCCGGGACCGCGCTCGGCCAGGCGCTGGGCTGGCGATCGACGTTCTGGGCGGTCAGCGCGCTCGGCGTGATCGGCCTGATCGGGATCCTCGCGCTGGTCCCCGTGCAGGCGACGACGAACAGCGCCGGGCTGCGCAGCGAACTGGCCGTGTTCCGGCGTCCGCAGGTGTGGCTCGCGCTGGCGATGACCGCGCTCGGCTTCGCCGGGGTGTTCGCGTCCTTCACCTACATCGCCCCGATGATGACCGAGGTCGCCGGTTTCTCCCCCGGCGCGGTGACCTGGCTGCTGGTGCTGTTCGGCGGCGGCCTGTTCGTCGGCAACCTGCTCGGCGGCAAGGCGGCCGACCGGTCGCTGATGCCCAGCCTGTACGTCATCCTCGCCGTGCTCGCGGCCGTACTGGTCGTGTTCGTCTTCACCGCGCACGCCCAGCTCCCCGCCGCGATCACCATCGCGGTCTTCGGCGCGGCCGGTTTCGCGACCGTCGCGCCGCTGCAGGCCCGCGTCATGAACAAGGCCGAAGGCGCGCCCGCGCTGGCTTCGGCGGCCAACATCGCCGCGTTCAACCTCGGCAACGCCGGGGGCGCGTGGCTCGGCGGCAAGGCCATCGACGCGGGTCTCGGCTACACCGCGCCCAACTGGATCGGCGCCGCGCTCGCGCTCGCCGGACTGCTGGTCGCGGTCGTCTCGGGCATGCTCGACCACGGGCGGCGAAAGGCTCGTCGCGCCGAACTGGCCCCCGCCGCCTGA
- a CDS encoding SAM-dependent methyltransferase, with protein sequence MTSDEVRSVPRRPLPLDYSKPNLARMKDVLLGGHDHYEVDRRAVEDLLALAPDAAAMAKEFRAWANRVVRFLAGARGIDQFLDLGSGLPTSENTHQAAQRYNPDALVVYVDHDPVVQAHGLALLEDHLVHVSGADLTDPGQTLADPVVAEHIELDRPVAVILNSVLHHIDDLGKARAVVRAYVDAIAPGSYVLITHDFTPGEGARGALARKLDDLMAGTGHRTVHRGRDEIESLFDGLDILEPGVVHLHEWWPEGPRLAPLTELNHLSLGGVGLKP encoded by the coding sequence ATGACTTCGGACGAGGTCCGGTCTGTGCCGAGGCGCCCGCTCCCCCTCGACTACAGCAAGCCCAACCTCGCCCGGATGAAGGACGTCCTTCTCGGCGGGCACGACCACTACGAGGTCGACAGGCGGGCCGTCGAAGACCTGCTCGCCCTCGCCCCCGACGCCGCCGCGATGGCCAAGGAGTTCCGCGCCTGGGCGAACCGGGTGGTCCGGTTCCTCGCCGGTGCCCGCGGTATCGACCAGTTCCTCGACCTGGGCTCCGGGCTGCCCACCTCGGAGAACACCCACCAGGCGGCGCAGCGGTACAACCCGGACGCGCTGGTCGTCTACGTCGACCACGACCCGGTGGTCCAGGCGCACGGCCTGGCGCTCCTGGAGGACCACCTCGTCCACGTGAGCGGCGCGGATCTGACCGATCCCGGGCAGACCCTCGCCGATCCGGTGGTCGCCGAGCACATCGAACTCGACCGCCCGGTCGCGGTGATCCTGAACTCGGTGCTGCACCACATCGATGACCTCGGCAAGGCGCGGGCCGTCGTGCGCGCCTACGTCGACGCGATCGCGCCGGGGTCCTACGTGCTGATCACACACGACTTCACCCCCGGCGAAGGCGCACGCGGCGCGCTCGCCCGGAAGCTCGACGATCTGATGGCAGGCACCGGGCACCGCACGGTGCACCGCGGCCGCGACGAGATCGAGTCGCTGTTCGACGGGCTGGACATCCTGGAGCCCGGCGTGGTCCACCTGCACGAATGGTGGCCGGAGGGCCCGCGTCTCGCGCCGCTGACGGAGCTGAACCACCTGAGCCTCGGCGGCGTGGGGCTCAAGCCTTGA
- a CDS encoding M48 family metallopeptidase has product MAFPVVVVAVGVASVLAGLRIQGKIGTYVMLGGLAIMVALAFGLMSALRARRPPIEGPRLDREAHPALWEMIDDLAAQVKTRPPDEIVLIGEINAAVSEDARFLGLRPGRRTMLIGLPLLAAMSVSELRSVLAHELGHYSGGHTRLLALTYRGTQTLAFTVDRLDGGPARALLSAYSKLYLLVARSANRRQELQADEASVLAAGSRTAAAALRKAATLSPLWKDYAERYLSLGAAARRTPPVLLGFRSYLNHPVQRDWVAEYAEDIIDGEELSKYDSHPPTKRRIAALAGVPDNPVKPDARPGWSLLGAPKIDVPEAELDVLIRDVGPRADWDEVVKRAGRASVAEGARLLTAAGIESRLAPRGTIGEVVRVLRDGDADALAKPLRAPSREEGLELLTELFADTVTAAMIDNGVAAHRLNWGGGWELCLGDGEPFDVTELVGAAVRSPRAVDELVHNLQLLSVPAAYFCKQEPQPEPDPAEARMLGLFTALKANRKLYDLIVCDTEVVLLPMARSVLIRRGLAGLIGGRGVSDRKRIRKLRERGLDDLRAEPGARRIPFSDIVAGGFPRRKLTTYLTLELSDGETLELAITGNTEDFGTAHDELTAFFDSLKA; this is encoded by the coding sequence GTGGCGTTCCCAGTGGTGGTCGTCGCGGTGGGTGTCGCCAGTGTGCTGGCGGGCCTGCGGATCCAGGGCAAGATCGGCACCTACGTCATGCTCGGCGGGCTCGCGATCATGGTCGCGCTCGCCTTCGGGCTGATGAGCGCGTTGCGGGCGCGGCGTCCCCCGATCGAGGGTCCGCGGCTCGACCGCGAAGCGCATCCCGCGTTGTGGGAGATGATCGACGACCTGGCCGCCCAGGTGAAGACGCGGCCGCCGGACGAGATCGTGCTGATCGGCGAGATCAACGCCGCGGTCAGCGAGGACGCCCGGTTCCTCGGGCTGCGGCCGGGCCGCCGCACGATGCTGATCGGGCTGCCGTTGCTGGCGGCGATGAGCGTGAGTGAGCTGCGGTCGGTCCTCGCGCACGAACTGGGCCACTACAGCGGTGGCCACACGCGCCTGCTCGCGCTGACCTACCGCGGCACCCAGACGCTCGCCTTCACGGTCGACAGGCTGGACGGCGGCCCCGCCAGGGCCTTGCTCTCCGCCTACTCGAAGCTGTACCTGCTCGTCGCGCGGTCGGCGAACCGGCGGCAGGAGCTCCAGGCCGACGAGGCGTCCGTGCTGGCCGCGGGCAGCCGCACGGCGGCCGCGGCCCTGCGGAAGGCCGCGACGCTGAGCCCGCTGTGGAAGGACTACGCCGAGCGCTACCTCTCGCTCGGCGCGGCGGCGCGGCGCACTCCCCCGGTTCTGCTGGGGTTCCGCTCGTACCTCAATCACCCCGTCCAGCGGGACTGGGTGGCCGAGTACGCCGAAGACATCATCGACGGCGAAGAGCTGTCGAAGTACGACAGCCACCCGCCCACGAAGCGACGGATCGCCGCGCTGGCCGGAGTCCCGGACAACCCGGTGAAACCGGACGCGCGACCGGGCTGGTCGCTGCTGGGCGCGCCGAAGATCGACGTGCCGGAGGCGGAGCTGGACGTGCTGATCCGCGACGTCGGGCCGCGCGCGGACTGGGACGAGGTCGTCAAACGCGCGGGCCGCGCGTCGGTGGCGGAAGGCGCGAGGCTGCTGACCGCGGCCGGGATCGAGAGCAGGCTGGCGCCGCGCGGCACGATCGGCGAGGTCGTGCGGGTCCTGCGTGACGGCGACGCCGACGCGCTCGCGAAACCCCTGCGGGCCCCGTCCCGCGAAGAGGGCCTGGAACTGCTGACCGAGTTGTTCGCCGACACCGTCACCGCCGCGATGATCGACAACGGCGTCGCCGCGCACCGCCTGAACTGGGGCGGCGGCTGGGAACTGTGCCTTGGTGACGGCGAACCGTTCGACGTCACCGAGCTGGTCGGCGCGGCGGTGCGCAGCCCGCGCGCGGTGGACGAGCTGGTCCACAACCTGCAACTGCTGAGCGTGCCCGCCGCGTACTTCTGCAAGCAGGAACCCCAGCCGGAGCCGGATCCCGCCGAAGCCCGCATGCTCGGGCTGTTCACCGCGCTCAAGGCCAACCGGAAGCTCTACGACCTGATCGTCTGCGACACCGAGGTGGTGCTGCTGCCGATGGCGCGTTCGGTGCTGATCCGCCGCGGCCTCGCCGGTCTGATCGGGGGACGCGGCGTGTCGGACCGCAAGCGGATCCGGAAGCTGCGTGAACGCGGCCTCGACGATCTGCGTGCCGAACCCGGCGCCCGGCGGATCCCGTTCTCGGACATCGTCGCGGGCGGTTTCCCGCGCCGGAAACTCACCACGTACCTGACGCTGGAACTGTCCGACGGCGAGACGCTGGAACTGGCGATCACCGGCAACACCGAGGATTTCGGCACCGCTCACGACGAACTGACGGCGTTCTTCGACTCGCTGAAGGCCTGA
- a CDS encoding aldo/keto reductase, with product MTDIPTVKLNNGVEMPQLGFGVFQVPDEETTAAVKAALDAGYRSIDTAAIYGNEAGVGKALAESGIARDELFITTKLWNAEQGYDATLKAFDASLAKLGLERLDLYLIHWPTPERDLYRDTWKAFEKLYADGRVRAIGVSNFQPAHLDRLADAGSVTPAVNQVEVHPYLQQAEVREYDAKHGIATEAWSPLAKGGDLLDEDAVKALASKHGRTPAQIVLRWHLQLGNVVIPKSVTPSRIKENLDVFGFTLSEEDIASLSVLDRGERTGPDPDTFNVA from the coding sequence GTGACCGACATTCCCACCGTCAAGCTCAACAACGGGGTGGAGATGCCGCAGCTCGGGTTCGGCGTCTTCCAGGTGCCGGACGAGGAGACCACCGCCGCGGTCAAGGCCGCGCTGGACGCGGGCTACCGCAGCATCGACACCGCCGCCATCTACGGCAACGAGGCGGGCGTCGGCAAGGCGCTCGCCGAGTCCGGGATCGCCCGCGACGAGCTGTTCATCACCACCAAGCTGTGGAACGCCGAACAGGGCTACGACGCCACCCTGAAGGCGTTCGACGCGAGCCTGGCCAAGCTGGGCCTGGAGCGGCTCGACCTGTATCTCATCCACTGGCCGACGCCTGAACGCGATCTCTACCGCGACACGTGGAAGGCCTTCGAGAAGCTCTACGCCGACGGCCGGGTGCGCGCGATCGGCGTCTCCAACTTCCAGCCGGCGCATCTCGACCGGCTGGCCGACGCCGGTTCCGTGACCCCGGCGGTCAACCAGGTGGAGGTGCACCCGTACCTGCAGCAGGCCGAGGTGCGCGAATACGACGCGAAGCACGGCATCGCGACCGAGGCCTGGAGCCCGCTGGCCAAGGGCGGCGACCTGCTGGACGAGGACGCGGTCAAGGCGCTGGCTTCGAAGCACGGCCGCACGCCGGCGCAGATCGTGCTGCGGTGGCATCTGCAACTGGGCAACGTCGTGATCCCGAAGTCCGTGACCCCGTCGCGGATCAAGGAGAACCTGGACGTCTTCGGGTTCACGCTGTCGGAGGAGGACATCGCCTCGCTGTCCGTGCTGGACCGGGGCGAGCGGACCGGGCCGGATCCCGACACCTTCAACGTCGCCTGA